AAAACTGCGGACAGAACCGGCACCACGAATTTGACGTATTTGACCACACCATGGCGGTATACAGGGGCCTGGAACAGATGCTGCACCAAAACCGCCCTGCCCTTGCGCCGGACCGGACCAATCAAGAACTGCTGAGCATGCCGGCGGCCGTGAGACTGCTCAAGCATGCCGCCCTGCTCCATGATATCGGAAAGCCACAGACCCGCACAACAGATGACCAGGGCCGTATCCATTTTTATCATCACCCCCGGGCAGGGGCGCAAATGGCCGGTCAGATCTGCCGCCGCCTGAGATTTTCCTGCGCGGATGCCGGTTACGTGACCTTTCTGATCCGCCATCACATCCGGCCCCTTTTTCTGTACACGGCCCGGCAGCGCAATGCACTCACCTCCCGGGCGATGACCCGCTTTTTCATCAAAACCCGGCCCTATACCCCGGATCTGCTGCTGATGGCGACTGCCGACATGACCGGTAAGAAAGAAAAAACAAATCCGGAATTTATCGAATTTGCCAAAGATTTGGCGCAGCGCTACTTCACCGGGCACCTTCCGGCCCGGGCGCGTCCCCGCCTGCTCACGGGCCACGACCTGATCCGTGAACTGGGGCTTTCCCCTTCCCCCCTGTTTGCAACAGTCCTGGACAGGGTTGAAGAAGGCCGGCTGGCCGGTGATATTGAATCCCGGGATCAGGCCCTGGAACTGGCCCGTAAAATCGTTGAAACGCAAAAGGATGCTTGACATAATGCCATCATTTTAATATATAAAAAAATTTTGCAAACGGATAAAATGTGATGGCACCGTAAAAAGTCTGATTTTAGATGGTGCCGTAAAAAGTTCAAGATCAAGGCTTGCGCAATTTCGAAGAATACAGCGTACTTATCCGTATGTGAAATTCTGAGAAATTGCGCGTAACGCAGATATTGGACTTTTTACGGCGCCATCAAAATGTAATCTGACGTACAGATAATGTATTGAACCGCATGTTTTTGACATCAACCTTGGGCAAAAGGAGAAAAAGGCGATGAACATTTTGTTTTTCGGACCCAACGGGAGCGGAAAAGGAACACAGGGAGCCATTCTCAAGGAAAAATTCAAGACTCCCCATATTGAATCCGGGGCCATTTTCCGCGAAAACATCAAGGGCGGAACAGAAATGGGCAAGCAGGCCAAGGCCTATATTGACAAGGGCGAGCTGGTGCCCGACGACATCACCATCCCCATGATCCTCGACAGGCTCAAGGAAGACGACTGCAAAAACGGATGGCTGCTCGACGGTTTTCCGAGAAACAAAAACCAGGCTGTCAAACTCCACGAAGCCCTGAAGCAAGCCGGCATGAACCTGGATATCGTGGTGGAAATCGAGCTGGACCGGGAAATCGCCAAAAACCGCATCATGGGCCGCCGTCTTTGCGTCAATGACAACAACCATCCCAACAACATCTTCATCGACGCCATCAAGCCCGACGGCGACAAGTGCCGGGTATGCGGCGGCGAGCTGCAGACCCGCTCGGATGACCAGGATGAAGCCGCCATTGACAAGCGCCACGGCATCTATTATGACAGCGAAACCGGCACACTGGCGGCAGCCTATTATTTCCGGGACATAGCGGAAAATGATCCGTCCATGAGCTATATCACCTTAGACGGCAAAAACAGCGTTCCGGAAGTGGCAGACGAACTTGTCTCCAAGCTTCCCAAATAACACTGCAGCAGATAAACCGGCATCAGATCCGAACCGGCCGCAAGCCGGCGGCATGGTCCACGTAGGTTTGACATTTTTGTAAAAAATATTAGGATACAGCGTAACTAAATTTCTTTGTAAAGGGGGTTGAAATATTTGAAGGAAATCGCGGTCAAAGTGGAAGACAACGACCTTGAAAAGGCCATGCGCATTCTGAAGAAAAAAATTCAGAACGACGGTCTGTTCAAGCGTTTGCGGCTCAAGAAGAACTACGAAAAACCCAGCGAGTACAGACGCCGCAAGAAACGTGAAGCTCAGCGGCGGCAGCGGATTGCAGAAGCCAAAAAGCGGATGCGAACCCGCAGATCTTGATGCCGGCAGGACCGAAGCACGAAAATGAAAAAAGTGCCATATTGACCCAAGAACCCGGAAGGCCCTGACGGCTTCCGGGTTTTTTACGCACCTGTAACGGGAAAAAGCCATGACCCAAAGCCAATATGACAAATGCCTGGCAGAAATGTTTGGCCTGCGCCGGTTCGGCATCAAACTGGGCCTGGACATCATCGATGCCATGCTCAAAGCCCTGGACCGGCCGGAACGCAAATTTGCCTGCATCCACGTGGCCGGTACCAACGGAAAAGGCTCCATTGCCTCTGCCCTGGCAGCTATCCTGCAGACTGCCGGCCTGCGGGTGGGGCTCTACACCTCGCCCCATCTGGTGCGGTTTAACGAACGCATCTGCATCAACAACCAATACATCTCGGATCATGAAGTGGTCAATGCCTGGCATGCTGCCAAAGCTGCCGCGCCGAAAGAGCGCGAGGCCACGTTTTTCGAGTATACAACGGCCATGGCCTTATACGCCTTTGCCAGGGCGGAGGTGGACTGGGCCGTGATTGAAACCGGCATGGGCGGGCGCATGGATGCCACAAACATTTTGCAGCCCAGACTCTGCATCATTTCCAACATTTCCCTGGAACACCGGTTTTACCTGGGAAGCACCATCGCCCAGATCACCGGCGAAAAAGCCGGGATCATCAAGCCCGACACCCCGGTGATCACAGGGGTACACCAAAAATCGGCCATCGAGGTCATTGAAAAAACAGCAGCACGCAACAATGCACCGGTTTTCCGCAAAGGCAAGGATTTTCGCATAAGACGCAGTCCCAAATCCGATGCCGGCAACTTCGGCTTCACCTACAAGGGTATCGATCACAAATGGACCGACATGCGCTCATCTTTGCAGGGCATCCACCAGCTCGACAATGCCGCTCTGGTGCTGGCGGCCTGTGAAGTGCTCATGGACCAGGGCACTGCCATTGATGTATCCCGCATCAAGGACGGCCTTGCAAATGTCCGGTGGCCGGGACGCCTGGAGATGATTGACACCACTCCGCCCATGATCCTCGACGGTGCCCACAACCTGATTGCCGCCAGAAGACTTGCGGCTTTTCTCTCGGATACGGCTGCGGACAAAAACATCACCCTTGTCATCGGCATACTCGATGACAAGCCCTGCCAGGCCATGCTAAACACCCTGGTGCCCCTGTGCCAGCGGGTGATCGTGACCCGGCCGGTGATCGACCGAAGCCTGCCGGCCCGGGTGATCGAGGCCGGGGTAAAAAAACTCACCGATCATGTGGAGATTGTCGAAAGTGTCAGGGATGCGGTGTTTTACGCCATGGAGACCACAGCAAACACGGATCTGATCTGTGTTGCGGGGTCACTTTACGTGGTGGGGGAAGCAAAGGCGGCCCTGGAAGGCGCCCGGGCGCCGGAACCCGTTTAAAAGCGGGCGTTTTTGGCCATCGCGCACAATCATTGCCGGCGGCCTGCAATTCCTGCTTGACTTCTGAAAAACGATCTTTTATGTTTCATGCCGTGTGCGCCCGTAGCTCAGGGGATAGAGCGTCAGCCTCCGGAGCTGAAAGTCGCAGGTTCGAATCCTGCCGGGCGTACCATTTTTTCCTTTCCCGCCCTTTGATGGTGCCGTAAAAAGTTCAAGATCAAGGCTTGCGCAATTTCGAAGGATGCAGCGTACTTATCCGGACGTGTAATTCTAAGAAATTGCGCGTAACGCAGATATTGGACTTTTTACGGCGCCATCACCCTTTTATTTCCGCAAAATCCAGAAGACAACAGAGATCACCACGCTGATGACAATCATGGTGGTCACGGGTATGTAGACTTTCAGCCCGGGCCGGTCAATGATGATGTCTCCGGGCAGCCTCCCGACGGGAAGCCGGACAATCCACGGCCAGAAAACACCGATGACGGCAATGACGATTCCGATGGCAATCAGGGTTTTGTTCATGGCAGCTATTCGCTGTAATAATCCCGATACCAGTCCACAAACCGTTGGATACCTTCTTTGATGGGCGTCATTGGCCGAAATCCCACGGCATTGTATAAATCATCAATGTCTGCGCACGTGGCCGGCACGTCCCCGGGCTGCAGGTCCAGATACTCTTTTTCCGCCTGTTTTCCCAGGATCTCTTCGAGCACGCGAATAAAATCCATGAGCTTTTCCGGACGGTTGTTGCCGATGTTATAGACCCGGTAAGACGTATATGAGGTGCCCGGATCCGGGCTCTCCCCGCTCCAGTCGGGGTCCGGCTCCGGCAGTTTGCCCATGACCCGGACCACACCCTCGATGATATCGTCGATATAGGTAAAGTCCCGCTGCATGCGGCCATGGTTGAATACCTGGATGGGCCTGCCCTCCAGTATGGCCCGGGTAAACAGGAAAAGCGCCATGTCCGGCCGGCCCCAGGGCCCGTACACGGTAAAAAAACGCAGGCCCGTGCAGCGCATTCCGTAAAGGTGGCTGTAGGTGTGGGCCATAAGCTCGTTTGCCTTTTTGCTGGCCGCATACAGGGAAACCGGATGGTCCACGTTATCATGCACGGAAAAAGGCATTTTGGTATTGGCCCCGTACACGGAACTCGATGAGGCAAAGACAAAATGGGACACGTTAAAATGCCGGCAGCATTCCAGCAAATTGACAAAGCCCACCAGGTTGGCGTCCACGTAGGCATGCGGATTTTCCAGGGAGTAGCGCACCCCGGCCTGGGCGGCCAGGTTGACCACCACGTCGAACTTGCGCTCGGCAAACAAACGGTTTAACGCATCCCGGTCTTCGAGATCAATGCGGTGAAAGGAAAACCCGGGCTTTTGTTCAAGCCTTCTTAAACGGGCCTTTTTGAGCTCCACATCATAATAGGCGTTGAGATTGTCAAGTCCCGCAACGGTTTTTCCTTCATCTGCCAGCCGGGAGGCCAGATGATAACCGATAAACCCGGCCGCACCGGTGACCAATACCTTCTTGAATTCCAATTTCAATGCCGTCCTTTTTGATGGTTTCGTAAAAAGTAAGTTTTCAGATGGCGCCGTAAAAAGTTCAAGATCAAGGCTTGCGCGATTTCGAAGAATGCAGCGTAGTTATCCGTACGTGAAATTCTGAGAAATCGCGCGTAACGCAGATATTGGACTTGTTACGGTGCCATCAAATTTACAGATTTTCAATGACGCGGCACAGTAGCCGGACCCCAAAGCCCGTGCCCCCGGGCCCGCAATAGTCGTTGGCTCCGGATGTATAAGCCGGGCCGGCAATGTCGATATGGGCCCAGCGCGACCCCTGGGTGAATTCAGACAAAAACAGGGCCGCTGCAATGGCGCCGCCATAACGGTTTTTGCCCACGTTTTTCAGGTCTGCAAAATCGCTTTTCAGATTTTCCCGGTAATCCTCGGGCATGGGCATGGACCAGCAGCGCTCGTGGGTCTTTTGACCCGCCTGCGAAATGGCCTCTGCCAGATCCGTGTCCGTGGAAAACACTCCGGCGATCTTTTCACCCAGGGCCACGATGCAGGCGCCTGTGAGGGTGGCCATGTCAATGACCACATCCGGGCTGTACTGCCGGATGGCATAATAAAGGGCGTCTGCCAGGATCATCCGGCCCTCGGCATCGGTGTTGCCGATTTCAACGCTTTTACCGGATGCGGTTTTGACGATATCGCCCGGCCTATAGGAATTGCCCGAGGGCATGTTTTCCACAAGGGGCATTACCCCCACCACCCGCTTGCTGCAGCCGGTCTGGGCTGTTGCAATCATGGCTGCGGCCACGGCCGCGGCTCCGGCCATGTCCTGCTTCATGGTTTCCAGACCTGATGCCGGCTTTAAGTTAATACCGCCGGAATCAAATGTCACACCCTTGCCCACAAGCACCACTGTCTGATCCCAGGTTTCAGGCTTGTAGTCGAGAATCACCATCTGGGGCCGGCCGCTGCTTCCGGCGGCCACGGCCAAAAGCGCCTGCATCTTGTTTTTCCGCAGATCACCGCTATCCAAAACCACGGTCTCCAGGGGATATTTTTCAGCCGCCTTGACAATGGAACGGGCAAAGCGCGCCGGCCGCTTGTCATTGGGCGGCATGCTCACCCAGTTTCTGGCCATGTGGGTGCCCTTGCAGACAATTTCGGTTTTCTGCGCCAGGCTCCGGGCCAGGCCGGCGAAATCCTTGCCAACGGCAAACGCGATGGATTTCAGGGCCTTGTGGGGTTTTTCCTTTTTGTAGAAGTCAAAGCGGTAATTGGCCAAAACAGCGCCTTCCATCAGGGCTTCGGCCGCATCCCCGGGGTCCATGCCGCAGGCCCGGGCCTCGGGCATGCAGAGCAGAAGACCGGACATATCCGCGTTCACGGCCCTGCCAACAGCTTTTCCCGCAGCCCGGCGAAGGCTTTCCGCCGTAAGATCGCCTGTTTTGCCGAGGCCGGCCAGCATGACCCGCTGCGCCTTTGTCCCGGCCGGAGCATAAAGGATCAACGCATCGCCGGATTTGCCGGAAAACTCGGTATATTGCCGGCCCTGGTCAATGAGCGCCAACATTTTTGCATCGTTGTATAGCGCTGCGTCCTCGCAGACAAACAGAAGCATGAGATCGGTCTTGATCGCCTTTGGATCGCCCGAACGAATGGTCAGCAATGAAACCTCCCCTATATTTACAGATTTCTTTCCTTTTGAATGGCTTCCCAGGCCTCCTGGATCTCCCGGAATTTGTCATGGGCAAACCGGACAAATTCCTCGGGCAGCCCCTTGGAGGCAATGGTGTCGGGATGGTAGTCCCGCACCAGCTTGCGATACTGCTTTTTGATGGTATCATTGTCATCAGATGGACTGACCCCGAGCACGGAATAATATTTTTCAGAAACCGATACATATCGTGACTTCATGTTCTGGTAATCCGCATCCGGCAGCCGGAAGGTGCGCACCGCGGTTTCAATGAGCGCCTCTTCGCTTTTGTCCATGGTGCCGTCTGCCACCGAGACCCGAAGCAGAATGTCGATCATCAGCTCCAGAAGCTCGGGCCGGTCATGAAACTGCTGGTAGAACTGCAGGGCAAAGTCGTCGAAAGTCTGGGGCGCATTTAAAGCCGTGTAAAATATTTTTTCCGCCATCTGGCGGCTTTCGGCGTTGAGGTGCAGGTCCTGGGCCATGAACCTGCGGATGGAAGCCATTTCCTCATCCGTGACCTGCCCGTCCACCCGGGCCAGCTTTGCCAGCATGGAAAATGCCGCCACAAAAAAGGTCAGCTGGGCCTTTCCCTGGGGCGACATCTGCGCCTCATTGGGCAGTTCCCGCTGCTGCTGGCCGTTGTCTGAATCCATCAGGTGCCCAAGGGCCGCACCCCCGATGGCGCCCAGGGGTCCGCCCAAAGCAAATCCAATGGTGCCACCCACCATTTTTCCAAGCCATCCCATATGTCATCCTTGTTCACGGTTCAGTGTTGATAAGAGTGATTAAGTGTTAAGTGTTTTGCGCAAAAGGTTGAAGGCGGTTTCAGCAAATATGCGCTTGTTGGCCATCCGGTTTTCAAACGGAAATTTGTATTTCCTGGCAAAGCTCTGCTCCGGGCCGCAAAGGCCGATGCAAACCGTGCCCACGGGCTTTTCTGCCGTACCCCCGCCGGGGCCGGCAATGCCGGTGACAGAAACCGCGTAATCCGCATTGGCCATGCGACTTGCCCCCTCTGCCATTTCCCTGGCGGTTTGTTCGCAAACCGCTCCACAGGTTTCCAGGGTATGGGCCGAGACCCCGAGCATGCGCATTTTGGCGTCATTGGAATAGGTCACCACCGAGCAGAGAAAATACCGGGAACTTCCGGCTACATTGGTGATCCGGCTGGCGATCATGCCCCCGGTGCAGGATTCGGCCAGGGCCAGGGTGGCGGATTGCCGGGATAAAAGATCGCCCACCACCTCTTCCATGCGCTGGCCGGTCTCGGAGAAGACATAATCGCCCACGCGCTCGCGCACCCGGTCTGCGGCAGCGCTGACAGCGGCTTCCAGGGCGCTGCAATCTGTTCCCGAGGCTGCGAGCTTGACGTGGATCACCGGAAATTCGGCCAGCATGCCAAGTTTTACACCGTCTAATGATCCTGTCAAGTCCGCGAGCCGCTCGTTGACATGGGCCTCGGGCAGGCCGAACAAAGACAGCCGCTTTTCCCGGTAAAAACTGCCCGTGCCCTTTCTGGCCGCATCCGCCTCAAGGCTGGCAATCACATGATCGGCCATCATCTGCCGCATTTCAAATGGCACCCCGGGCAAAAAGAAAAACCGGCACCCACCCATCTTTAGGGTAAAGCCCGGAGCCGTACCAACGGAATTGAGCAACGGCGTTGCGCCCTGAGGCAGCAGGGCCTGCTTTGCATCAGAATCGGAAACCGGCCGGTCAAAGCGTTTGAAAAACGCTTCCATGTAGGCCATGGCCTCGTTGTTGCGCTCCAGCTCCACCCCGGCAGCCCGGGCTGCGGCCGAAGCAGTGATATCATCCACGGTGGGCCCCAGCCCGCCGGTAACAACGGCGATATCGGCCCGCTGCCCGGTTTCGGCAAGCACGTCTGTTAAGCGCTCCATGTCATCGCCCACGCACACGTGGCGGCCCACGGCAATGCCGGTTTCATACAGGCGGCCTGCAATCCAGGCGGCATTGGCGTCCACCACCGTGCCGGTCAACACCTCGTCTCCGGTGGAAATAATTTCTGCTATCATTGGGGTTCCTGTTATCCTGACAATTGATGGCACCGTAAAAAGCTTCTAAATAACTTCGTTCAAAGTTCAAGGTTCAAAAAAATAAAATCAAAACTTTTAAGCATGCGGCAAAAAGTTATTTGCAGTGTTCGGTCCTGGGCTGCGGCCCTGGAAGGACGGTTCCAAGGAAGTCCAAGGACGGGGTCGGTTTTTGAAGCGACATTGAGCGTTTACGGAAAAATTCAGCAAATGCCGGAGCTAAAAAATTTCAAACTGTTTGAGGCCGACAGGCCGAGTTTTTGAAATTTTAAGCGAAGGCATTGGCTGAATCCGTAAACGGTCAGGAGCGAAAAAACTGACCCCGGCCGCAGGGCTTCCTTCCTGACAAACAGCGGACGCGGTAAAAAGCTTTTTACGGCGCAATCATATTTAAAGGATTCATACCGAAATGTAGCTTCAAACACAAATGAAAAACCAGCACAAATTTTTGCTTGACAAATCCGTTAAAAAGCTTTTATTGATTCGTAAAACATACAAATTTAAACAAACCGGTCCGAATGTATTTGACTGTATCGGAAAGACCCATGTATTTATTTATTCTGCAGACAATGAAAACAAACCAGAACTGGTGGTGGCGGACCAGCATAGCGGGGTCTGCCTTTAAACCGGTTTAAATCAGCCATAGCGCAAGCAAAAAGACCGAGGCGGCCCATGAGCCCCCGGTCTTTTTTTATTTTCAGATCCTGACAAAAAAGGCCGCGGGGCAAACCCGCGGCCTTTTTTGTTTACACCCATCACGGAAGGAGCATCTCACATGCGGCTGCGACAGTTTCCGGACAAAGACACGTTTGAACAATATTTCCGCCGCCACAACGTGGTGCCGGTCTGCCGGGAGATTTTAGCGGACATGGAAACCCCGGTATCGGTGATCAAAAAGCTGTATTCCAACCAGTCCCCGGCGTTTCTGCTCGAAAGCGTGGAAGGCGGGGAGCGCTGGGGCCGGTACAGTTTCCTGAGCACCTCTGCGCGCACCCGGGTCCGGGTGTATGCCCACAGCGTGGAAACCGAAAAAAACGGCCGGACCGAAAAAATCGCGCACAACGGCGATCCCCTCACGGTTCTGCGCGGGATCATGCAGCGCTACAACCCCGCCGTCATTCCGGAACTGCCCCGGTTCTGGGGCGGACTGGTGGGCTATTTTTCCTATGAAACCGTGTGCTTTTTCGAGGCCATTGAAAACCGGCTGCCGGAAAACCAGCCCATGGCCGACTTTGTGATCCCCGACGAGATGCTGATTTTCGACAACATCAAAAATACGCTCATGATGGTGGCCATTTGCTTTAAAAACGATAACACAGACGCACAAGCCGCCTACCAGGCTGCCGGGCAGCGCATTGACGCGCTTCAAAAAACCATCCTGGAAAAAACCGCCCGCAGCACGGCCGGCCAAAACCAAGCCGAACCTGTTGCCCTGGAGCCGGTCCATGACGCATCGGTTTACAAAAAAAACGTGGAAATTGCCAAATCCCGCATAAAAGACGGCGAAATCATCCAGGCGGTGATCTCCCAGCCCTTTTGCGCCAACCGGCCCTTTGATGATGCCACGGCCCTGTACCGGGCCCAGCGCTATATCAACCCGTCGCCTTACATGTTTTTCATGCACCTGGATGACACCGTGCTGGTGGGCTCATCTCCTGAGACCATGGTACGGCTGGAAAACAACATCGCCACTTTAAGGCCCATTGCCGGCACCCGGCCCAGGGGAAAAACCGAGCAGGAGGACCGGGCCCTGGCAGACG
The Desulfosalsimonas propionicica DNA segment above includes these coding regions:
- a CDS encoding leucyl aminopeptidase; this encodes MLTIRSGDPKAIKTDLMLLFVCEDAALYNDAKMLALIDQGRQYTEFSGKSGDALILYAPAGTKAQRVMLAGLGKTGDLTAESLRRAAGKAVGRAVNADMSGLLLCMPEARACGMDPGDAAEALMEGAVLANYRFDFYKKEKPHKALKSIAFAVGKDFAGLARSLAQKTEIVCKGTHMARNWVSMPPNDKRPARFARSIVKAAEKYPLETVVLDSGDLRKNKMQALLAVAAGSSGRPQMVILDYKPETWDQTVVLVGKGVTFDSGGINLKPASGLETMKQDMAGAAAVAAAMIATAQTGCSKRVVGVMPLVENMPSGNSYRPGDIVKTASGKSVEIGNTDAEGRMILADALYYAIRQYSPDVVIDMATLTGACIVALGEKIAGVFSTDTDLAEAISQAGQKTHERCWSMPMPEDYRENLKSDFADLKNVGKNRYGGAIAAALFLSEFTQGSRWAHIDIAGPAYTSGANDYCGPGGTGFGVRLLCRVIENL
- a CDS encoding competence/damage-inducible protein A, translated to MIAEIISTGDEVLTGTVVDANAAWIAGRLYETGIAVGRHVCVGDDMERLTDVLAETGQRADIAVVTGGLGPTVDDITASAAARAAGVELERNNEAMAYMEAFFKRFDRPVSDSDAKQALLPQGATPLLNSVGTAPGFTLKMGGCRFFFLPGVPFEMRQMMADHVIASLEADAARKGTGSFYREKRLSLFGLPEAHVNERLADLTGSLDGVKLGMLAEFPVIHVKLAASGTDCSALEAAVSAAADRVRERVGDYVFSETGQRMEEVVGDLLSRQSATLALAESCTGGMIASRITNVAGSSRYFLCSVVTYSNDAKMRMLGVSAHTLETCGAVCEQTAREMAEGASRMANADYAVSVTGIAGPGGGTAEKPVGTVCIGLCGPEQSFARKYKFPFENRMANKRIFAETAFNLLRKTLNT
- a CDS encoding DUF2905 family protein gives rise to the protein MNKTLIAIGIVIAVIGVFWPWIVRLPVGRLPGDIIIDRPGLKVYIPVTTMIVISVVISVVFWILRK
- a CDS encoding adenylate kinase, with protein sequence MNILFFGPNGSGKGTQGAILKEKFKTPHIESGAIFRENIKGGTEMGKQAKAYIDKGELVPDDITIPMILDRLKEDDCKNGWLLDGFPRNKNQAVKLHEALKQAGMNLDIVVEIELDREIAKNRIMGRRLCVNDNNHPNNIFIDAIKPDGDKCRVCGGELQTRSDDQDEAAIDKRHGIYYDSETGTLAAAYYFRDIAENDPSMSYITLDGKNSVPEVADELVSKLPK
- a CDS encoding bifunctional folylpolyglutamate synthase/dihydrofolate synthase, with protein sequence MTQSQYDKCLAEMFGLRRFGIKLGLDIIDAMLKALDRPERKFACIHVAGTNGKGSIASALAAILQTAGLRVGLYTSPHLVRFNERICINNQYISDHEVVNAWHAAKAAAPKEREATFFEYTTAMALYAFARAEVDWAVIETGMGGRMDATNILQPRLCIISNISLEHRFYLGSTIAQITGEKAGIIKPDTPVITGVHQKSAIEVIEKTAARNNAPVFRKGKDFRIRRSPKSDAGNFGFTYKGIDHKWTDMRSSLQGIHQLDNAALVLAACEVLMDQGTAIDVSRIKDGLANVRWPGRLEMIDTTPPMILDGAHNLIAARRLAAFLSDTAADKNITLVIGILDDKPCQAMLNTLVPLCQRVIVTRPVIDRSLPARVIEAGVKKLTDHVEIVESVRDAVFYAMETTANTDLICVAGSLYVVGEAKAALEGARAPEPV
- a CDS encoding NAD-dependent epimerase yields the protein MEFKKVLVTGAAGFIGYHLASRLADEGKTVAGLDNLNAYYDVELKKARLRRLEQKPGFSFHRIDLEDRDALNRLFAERKFDVVVNLAAQAGVRYSLENPHAYVDANLVGFVNLLECCRHFNVSHFVFASSSSVYGANTKMPFSVHDNVDHPVSLYAASKKANELMAHTYSHLYGMRCTGLRFFTVYGPWGRPDMALFLFTRAILEGRPIQVFNHGRMQRDFTYIDDIIEGVVRVMGKLPEPDPDWSGESPDPGTSYTSYRVYNIGNNRPEKLMDFIRVLEEILGKQAEKEYLDLQPGDVPATCADIDDLYNAVGFRPMTPIKEGIQRFVDWYRDYYSE
- a CDS encoding anthranilate synthase component I family protein, which translates into the protein MRLRQFPDKDTFEQYFRRHNVVPVCREILADMETPVSVIKKLYSNQSPAFLLESVEGGERWGRYSFLSTSARTRVRVYAHSVETEKNGRTEKIAHNGDPLTVLRGIMQRYNPAVIPELPRFWGGLVGYFSYETVCFFEAIENRLPENQPMADFVIPDEMLIFDNIKNTLMMVAICFKNDNTDAQAAYQAAGQRIDALQKTILEKTARSTAGQNQAEPVALEPVHDASVYKKNVEIAKSRIKDGEIIQAVISQPFCANRPFDDATALYRAQRYINPSPYMFFMHLDDTVLVGSSPETMVRLENNIATLRPIAGTRPRGKTEQEDRALADEMLQDEKERAEHLMLVDLGRNDLGRVAETGTVQVTDLMVVERYSHVMHLVSNITCDLMGGVDAWDLLTASFPAGTLSGAPKVRAMEIISELESEPRGPYGGAVGYISFHGNMDLAITIRTATINQNRLTVRAGAGIVADSDPEAEYTETVNKAMAIGRALELVQQQLQ
- a CDS encoding TerB family tellurite resistance protein, giving the protein MGWLGKMVGGTIGFALGGPLGAIGGAALGHLMDSDNGQQQRELPNEAQMSPQGKAQLTFFVAAFSMLAKLARVDGQVTDEEMASIRRFMAQDLHLNAESRQMAEKIFYTALNAPQTFDDFALQFYQQFHDRPELLELMIDILLRVSVADGTMDKSEEALIETAVRTFRLPDADYQNMKSRYVSVSEKYYSVLGVSPSDDNDTIKKQYRKLVRDYHPDTIASKGLPEEFVRFAHDKFREIQEAWEAIQKERNL
- the rpsU gene encoding 30S ribosomal protein S21; this encodes MKEIAVKVEDNDLEKAMRILKKKIQNDGLFKRLRLKKNYEKPSEYRRRKKREAQRRQRIAEAKKRMRTRRS
- a CDS encoding CCA tRNA nucleotidyltransferase encodes the protein MINTKFLPQPLLPKIPEQSGAYLVGGTVRDQLLGRPFADWDLAVEHDPARLARAIAEAENSRVVVLGKKRQIIHRVVSAGRIFDIAAIQGQTISEDLLRRDFTINAMAVSLPSGRLIDPAGGRGDLDRRMIRMTGKRVFDDDPLRLLRAFRMAATLGFAIDPETFAAVSEKAGQIRQVAGERIRDEWQKILQTQDSAQWISEMDRAGLLGSLFPELEALKNCGQNRHHEFDVFDHTMAVYRGLEQMLHQNRPALAPDRTNQELLSMPAAVRLLKHAALLHDIGKPQTRTTDDQGRIHFYHHPRAGAQMAGQICRRLRFSCADAGYVTFLIRHHIRPLFLYTARQRNALTSRAMTRFFIKTRPYTPDLLLMATADMTGKKEKTNPEFIEFAKDLAQRYFTGHLPARARPRLLTGHDLIRELGLSPSPLFATVLDRVEEGRLAGDIESRDQALELARKIVETQKDA